CCTGCAGGCGCCCTGGCTGGGGATCAGCGCATTCGCCGTCCTGGCCCTGATGCTCAGCCTGCTGGTGTTTATTGGCGAAGCGGCGCGCGACGCCTTCGACCCGAGGAAATGAGATGAACGACTCAGCCCCCCTGATCGAAGTCCGCGACCTGTCCGTCGAATTCGTCACCGGCGAGCAGAAGCAACGCGTGGTCGAGGGCGTCAGCTTTTCCATCAAGCGCGGCGAGACCCTGGCCCTGGTCGGCGAAAGCGGCTCAGGCAAGTCGGTCACCGCGCACTCGATCCTGCGCCTGCTGCCCTACCCTCTGGCACGCCACCCGAGCGGCAGCATTCATTACGCCGGCGAAGACCTGCTCAAGCTCGACGAGAACCGCCTGCGCGGCATCCGTGGCGACCGCATCGCCATGGTCTTCCAGGAGCCCATGACCTCGCTGAACCCGCTGCACAGCATCGGCAAGCAGATCAACGAGGTGCTCGCTCTGCACAAAGGCCTGAGCGGCGCGGCCGCCACCGAGCGCACCCTGGAGTTGCTCGATCTGGTTGGCATCCCCGAGCCACGCAAGCGGCTCAAGGCCTACCCCCATGAGCTGTCCGGCGGCCAGCGCCAGCGCGTGATGATCGCCATGGCCCTGGCCAACGAGCCGGAATTGCTGATTGCCGACGAGCCAACCACCGCGCTGGACGTTACCGTGCAGCTCAAGATCCTCGAACTGCTCAAGGAATTGCAGGCTCGCCTGGGCATGGCGCTGCTGCTGATCAGCCATGACCTCAACCTGGTGCGAAGAATTGCCCACCGCGTATGTGTCATGCAGAGCGGAAAGATCGTCGAACAAGCGTCGTGTGAAAAGCTGTTCCATTCGCCGCAGCATCCCTATACCCAGGAACTGCTCGGCGCAGAGCCCAGCGGTGATCCGGTGGCAGTCACTGCCGGCCCGCCACTGCTGGAGGTCGACAATCTGCGGGTGTGGTTTCCGATCAAGAAGGGCCTGCTGCGGCGCACCGTCGACCATGTCAAGGCAGTGGACGGAATCAGCTTCAGCGTGCCCCAGGGTCAGACCCTCGGCATCGTCGGCGAAAGTGGTTCCGGTAAGTCGACCCTGGGCTTGGCGATCCTGAAGCTGCTCGGCAGTCAGGGCGCCATCCGTTTTCAGGGGCAGGCCCTGGAGGATCTGTCGCAACACAGCGTGCGGCCCTTGCGGCGGCAAATGCAGGTGGTGTTTCAGGATCCGTTCGGCAGCCTGAGCCCGCGCATGTCGGTGGGTCAGATTGTCGGCGAAGGCCTGCACATCCATCGCATGGGCACGCGGGCTGAACAGGAGCAGGCGATCATCGACGCACTTGTGGAGGTGGATCTGGACCCGGAAACCCGGCACCGCTATCCCCATGAGTTTTCCGGCGGGCAACGGCAGCGGATCGCTATCGCCCGTGCGCTGGTGTTGAAACCGGCGCTGATACTGCTAGACGAGCCCACCTCGGCGCTCGATCGCACAGTCCAGCGCCAGGTCGTGGAATTGCTGCGATCGTTGCAGGTCAAGTACAACCTGACCTACCTGTTCATCAGCCACGATCTGGCAGTGGTTCGGGCGTTGAGCCACCAGCTGATCGTGGTCAAGGAAGGGCAAGTGGTGGAACAGGGTCCCGCGGAGCGGATCTTCGCCGCGCCGCAACATATTTATACTCAGCAGCTGCTGGAAGCCGCCTTTCTGGCTCCAGGCGCTACTGACTAATCCTTGAAAGCAGGAAGAGGAAGAGCACAATGGGTTTTCTAACCGGTAAACGCGTTCTGATCGTTGGCGTTGCCAGCAAACTGTCCATCGCTTCGGGCATCGCCGCGGCCATGCACCGCGAAGGCGCCGAACTGGCCTTCACCTATCAGAACGAGAAGCTCAAGGGGCGCGTCGAAGAGTTCGCCGCCGGCTGGGGCTCGGGCCCCGAGCTGTGCTTTCCCTGCGACGTGGCCAACGATGACGAGATCGTCAGCGTCTTCGAGGCCCTGAGCAAGAAGTGGGACGGCCTGGACTGCATCGTTCACTCGGTCGGCTTCGCCCCGGGCGACCAGCTGGACGGCGACTTCACCGAAGTCACCACCCGTGAGGGCTTCCGCATTGCCCACGACATCAGCGCCTACAGCTTCGTGGCCTTGGCCAAGGCCGGTCGCCAGCTGATGCAAGGCCGCAATGGCAGCCTGCTCACCCTGTCCTACCTGGGCGCCGAGCGCACCATGCCCAACTACAACGTCATGGGCATGGCCAAGGCCAGCCTGGAAGCCGGCGTTCGCTACCTGGCCGGCAGCCTCGGCCCAGAAGGCACCCGCGTCAACGCCATCTCCGCCGGCCCCATCCGCACCCTGGCGGCTTCGGGCATCAAGAGCTTCCGCAAGATGCTCGCCGCCAACGAGAAGCAGACCCCCCTGCGTCGCAACGTGACCATCGAGGAAGTCGGCAATGCCGGCGCCTTCCTCTGCTCCGACCTGGCCTCGGGTGTCAGCGGCGAGATCATGTACGTCGACGGTGGCTTCAACACCACGGCCATGGGCGCCATGGAAGACTGATCGGCGAACCGCTGACCATAAAAAAGCCCGCATCTACGCGGGCTTTTTTGTCGAGCGCAATTCAGCTTCGCTCGGCCTCCGAGGAGGTCAGCTCGAACGGGCTGTTGCTGCGCCGCTGGTTGCGGTCCTCGCGCGGGGTGGCGCCGAAGAAGTTGCGGTAGGCGCTGGAGAAGTGCGGCCCGGAGGAGAAGCCGCAGGACAGGCCGATCTGGATGATCGACTTGCTGGTCTGCATCAGCAACTGACGCGCCTTGTTCAGGCGCAGCTCCAGGTAGTACTGGCTCGGTACGCGGGTCAGGTACTGCTTGAAGATGCGTTCCAGCTGGCGGCGCGACACGCACACGTGCTGGGCGATCTCGTCGGTGGTCAGCGGCTCCTCGATGTTCGCCTCCATCAGCAGCACCGCCTGGGTCAGCTTCGGGTGGCTGGACCCCAGGCGGTTCTGCAATGGAATGCGCTGACGCTCGCTGCCCTCGCGGATGCGCTCGACCACCAGCTCCTCGGAAACCGCGCCGGCCAGTTCGGCACCGTGATCGCGGGCCAGCAAGGCCAGCAGCAGATCGAGCACGGCCAGGCCGCCACAGGCGCTCAGGCGGTCGCGATCCCAGTCGAACAGGTGGCTGGTGGCGATCACCTTGGGGAAGCGCTCGGTGAAATCGTCCTGCCAGCGCCAATGCACGGCGGCGCGGTAACCGTCGAGCAGGCCCAGTTGCGCCAGGGGATAGACCCCCGCCGAGATGCCGCCGATCACGCAGCCGCCGCGCACCAGGTGCTTGAGGGCACTGGACAGCGCCGGGGCGATTGCCGCCGGCGGCTCATCGGCGAGCAGGAAGAGCTTGTCAAAGCCCTCCAGCTCGCCTTGCCAGGGCACGCCCGGCAGGCGCCAGGCGCCCTCCTCGGGCACCTCGGCCTGGAGGAAGGACAGCTCGTAGACCACCTCGGGGTGGACGCGCTGGGCGACACGCAAGGCTTCTTCGGCCAGGGCCAAGGTCAGGGGCTTGGTATTGGGCCAAAGCAGGAAGCCGATTCGATGGGCAGTCATGGGGGGCAGTTTAGGCTCTGATGGCTTCTTGTGGCATACCGCGACGCATGCGCTGGCGCTTATTTAAGGCTACCGGACAAGAATTGCTGAAGCCGCTCGGACTGGGGATTGACCAGCACTTCCTTCGGGCAGCCACGCTCTTCTACCACGCCCTTGTGGAGGAATACCAGCTGGTTGGACACCTCGCGGGCGAAGCCCATCTCGTGGGTCACCACCACCATGGTGCGGCCTTCCTGCGCCAGGTCCTGCATGACCTTGAGCACCTCGCCGACCAGTTCCGGATCGAGCGCGGAGGTCGGCTCGTCGAACAGCATCACCTCCGGCTCCATCGCCAGTGCACGAGCGATGGCCACGCGCTGCTGCTCTCCGCCGGACATGTGCCCCGGGTAGGCGTCCTTGCGGTGCGCCACGCCGACCTTGTTCAGGTAGTGCTCGGCCTTCTCCCGGGCCTCCTTCTTCGCCACGCCGAGGACGTGCACCGGCGCCTCCATGACGTTCTCCAGGGCGCTCATGTGCGACCACAGGTTGAAGTGCTGGAACACCATCGACAGGCGTGAGCGCATGCGCTGCAGCTGCCTGGGGTCGGCGGCCTTGAGCCCGCCCTCCTTGTTGGCCACCAGCTTGAGCTCCTCGCCGTTGAGCAGGATCTTGCCGCCGTAGGGCTGCTCCAGCAGGTTGATGCAGCGCAGGAAGGTGCTCTTGCCCGAGCCGCTGGAGCCGATGATGCTGATCACGTCACCGGCCTTCGCCGCCAGGGACACGCCCTTGAGGACTTCATGGCTGCCGTAGCGCTTGTGCAGATCCTGAACTTCGAGTTTGTACATGGTTTCCACTCTCTTGAATCAGTCGCTCAGCAGGCGACCCTGGCGAATAGGGGTTTTGCCGGCCACCTTGGCCAGCCATAGACCGGGTTGGGCGAAGCGCATCCGCTCACGCACGTAGAGCACGCCGTCGGTGGAGGCGCGAACGACGCTATGACGGTCGTCCAGCGGGTCGATCACCTCGAACAACGGATCGCCGACCTTGACCCGTGCGCCCAGCGGCTGCAGAAAACTCACCACCCCGGCATGGGGGGCGTAGGCGTATTCGGCACCTTCGAACGGCGTTGCCTCGCAGCAGTCCCGCGGCGCGGCCGGCCAATCGCCGGCGACCAGTCCCTGTTCGGCGAGGAACGCCAGGATGCTCTCGGCACTGGCCTCGGCACGCTTCGCCTCGGTATCGGCCATGCCGCCCAGCTCCACGGTGGCAGCCAGGCAGGCCAGCGGAATCTTCGCCGCCGGAAAGCGCCGGGCCAGCTGCAGCCAGGGGGCCGAGCAGGCTTCGTCGAAGGAGCTGCCGCCGCCGTCTTCGGTGGTCAACACCGCACCGGCCATCAGTCGCGCGGCCAGGGGCCGCAGCTGCGGCCACTGCTGCGGCAGGGCATACAGATGCACCAGCGCCTCGAAGTCGCAATGCAGATCGAGTACCAGGTCGGCATCGCAGGCATGCCCCAGCAGCAGGCGCTGCAGGCCCTGCAGCTCGGATTCGGCCGGCGGCAGCGCCTCGAGCGCCGCCTGCATGGCGGCGCGGATCAGCCGCACATTGGCCGGACCGTCCTGCCCCAGGCTGCCATCCAGGGCCGGGGCGATGGCGCCCGCCAGGTCGAAGAAGTCGCGGTTGAAGTTCTTGCCGCTGGCGAACTCGAAACGCCCCTGGTGGGTGGCCTGGAACAGCTGGGCCAGGCCGATGGGGTTGGCCACCGGCACCAGCTCGACCACCCCGGTCAGCCGCCCCTGGGCCTCCAGCTCCAGCAGCCGGTGCTTCAGCGCCACGGCCAC
The genomic region above belongs to Pseudomonas benzenivorans and contains:
- the fabI gene encoding enoyl-ACP reductase FabI: MGFLTGKRVLIVGVASKLSIASGIAAAMHREGAELAFTYQNEKLKGRVEEFAAGWGSGPELCFPCDVANDDEIVSVFEALSKKWDGLDCIVHSVGFAPGDQLDGDFTEVTTREGFRIAHDISAYSFVALAKAGRQLMQGRNGSLLTLSYLGAERTMPNYNVMGMAKASLEAGVRYLAGSLGPEGTRVNAISAGPIRTLAASGIKSFRKMLAANEKQTPLRRNVTIEEVGNAGAFLCSDLASGVSGEIMYVDGGFNTTAMGAMED
- a CDS encoding ABC transporter ATP-binding protein, translated to MYKLEVQDLHKRYGSHEVLKGVSLAAKAGDVISIIGSSGSGKSTFLRCINLLEQPYGGKILLNGEELKLVANKEGGLKAADPRQLQRMRSRLSMVFQHFNLWSHMSALENVMEAPVHVLGVAKKEAREKAEHYLNKVGVAHRKDAYPGHMSGGEQQRVAIARALAMEPEVMLFDEPTSALDPELVGEVLKVMQDLAQEGRTMVVVTHEMGFAREVSNQLVFLHKGVVEERGCPKEVLVNPQSERLQQFLSGSLK
- a CDS encoding ABC transporter ATP-binding protein translates to MNDSAPLIEVRDLSVEFVTGEQKQRVVEGVSFSIKRGETLALVGESGSGKSVTAHSILRLLPYPLARHPSGSIHYAGEDLLKLDENRLRGIRGDRIAMVFQEPMTSLNPLHSIGKQINEVLALHKGLSGAAATERTLELLDLVGIPEPRKRLKAYPHELSGGQRQRVMIAMALANEPELLIADEPTTALDVTVQLKILELLKELQARLGMALLLISHDLNLVRRIAHRVCVMQSGKIVEQASCEKLFHSPQHPYTQELLGAEPSGDPVAVTAGPPLLEVDNLRVWFPIKKGLLRRTVDHVKAVDGISFSVPQGQTLGIVGESGSGKSTLGLAILKLLGSQGAIRFQGQALEDLSQHSVRPLRRQMQVVFQDPFGSLSPRMSVGQIVGEGLHIHRMGTRAEQEQAIIDALVEVDLDPETRHRYPHEFSGGQRQRIAIARALVLKPALILLDEPTSALDRTVQRQVVELLRSLQVKYNLTYLFISHDLAVVRALSHQLIVVKEGQVVEQGPAERIFAAPQHIYTQQLLEAAFLAPGATD
- the argR gene encoding transcriptional regulator ArgR encodes the protein MTAHRIGFLLWPNTKPLTLALAEEALRVAQRVHPEVVYELSFLQAEVPEEGAWRLPGVPWQGELEGFDKLFLLADEPPAAIAPALSSALKHLVRGGCVIGGISAGVYPLAQLGLLDGYRAAVHWRWQDDFTERFPKVIATSHLFDWDRDRLSACGGLAVLDLLLALLARDHGAELAGAVSEELVVERIREGSERQRIPLQNRLGSSHPKLTQAVLLMEANIEEPLTTDEIAQHVCVSRRQLERIFKQYLTRVPSQYYLELRLNKARQLLMQTSKSIIQIGLSCGFSSGPHFSSAYRNFFGATPREDRNQRRSNSPFELTSSEAERS
- a CDS encoding succinylglutamate desuccinylase/aspartoacylase family protein, producing the protein MQRIEHVLPWGCPGTERRLSVFRFGSGPCKAYIQASLHADELPGMRVAVALKHRLLELEAQGRLTGVVELVPVANPIGLAQLFQATHQGRFEFASGKNFNRDFFDLAGAIAPALDGSLGQDGPANVRLIRAAMQAALEALPPAESELQGLQRLLLGHACDADLVLDLHCDFEALVHLYALPQQWPQLRPLAARLMAGAVLTTEDGGGSSFDEACSAPWLQLARRFPAAKIPLACLAATVELGGMADTEAKRAEASAESILAFLAEQGLVAGDWPAAPRDCCEATPFEGAEYAYAPHAGVVSFLQPLGARVKVGDPLFEVIDPLDDRHSVVRASTDGVLYVRERMRFAQPGLWLAKVAGKTPIRQGRLLSD